From a region of the Pectobacterium aquaticum genome:
- a CDS encoding Gfo/Idh/MocA family oxidoreductase, which translates to MKKKYAVVGTGGRAGLYLESIARDYQDQGQFVAFCDTNQTRMNYANQIVHKYGHDTVPTYCADQFEQMIAETKPDVVIVTSLDRTHHHYIIRAMELGCDVISEKPMTIDEEKCQAIIDAINRTGRKLRVTFNYRYAPHHSKIRELIAAGLIGEVYSVHFEWLLNTEHGADYFRRWHRDKRNSGGLLVHKSTHHFDLVNFWLNSEPETVYAQGDLRFYGKANAEARGVTEFYSRSHNSVAAENDPFALHMNKSEQLTALYLDAEHEDGYYRDKSVFDDGINIEDVLGVMVRYKSKAIMTYSLNAYLPWEGLNVVFNGSKGRLEMKLVEKSYVNGGGQKEDEGALNECEIKVYPMFDEPYIVPVEFKAGGHGGGDQVMLNDLFGTPEPDPLHRAADYRDGAMSILTGIAANRSLRTERPVKISELAVNLKRGN; encoded by the coding sequence ATGAAAAAAAAATATGCCGTAGTGGGAACGGGAGGCCGCGCGGGCCTTTACCTGGAATCGATCGCCAGGGATTATCAGGATCAGGGACAATTTGTGGCTTTTTGTGATACCAACCAGACGCGAATGAATTATGCCAACCAGATTGTCCATAAATATGGACACGATACTGTGCCGACGTATTGCGCCGATCAGTTCGAGCAAATGATCGCGGAAACCAAGCCGGATGTGGTTATTGTGACGTCTCTGGATCGGACGCATCATCACTATATTATCCGGGCAATGGAATTAGGCTGTGATGTCATCAGTGAAAAACCGATGACGATTGATGAAGAAAAATGTCAGGCAATTATTGATGCGATTAACCGTACTGGTCGTAAATTACGCGTGACCTTTAATTACCGCTACGCCCCGCATCACAGCAAAATCCGTGAATTAATTGCCGCTGGGTTAATTGGTGAAGTTTATTCCGTTCATTTTGAGTGGCTGCTGAATACTGAGCACGGGGCGGATTATTTCCGTCGCTGGCACCGTGACAAACGCAATAGCGGCGGACTGTTGGTTCACAAATCCACGCACCATTTTGACCTAGTGAATTTCTGGCTGAATAGCGAACCGGAAACGGTCTATGCGCAGGGCGATTTACGTTTTTACGGTAAAGCGAATGCGGAAGCGCGCGGTGTCACAGAATTTTATTCCCGGTCACATAATAGCGTGGCGGCAGAAAACGATCCGTTTGCACTGCATATGAATAAAAGCGAACAGCTGACCGCTTTATATTTAGATGCCGAACATGAAGATGGCTATTACCGCGATAAAAGCGTGTTCGATGACGGCATTAATATTGAAGATGTACTGGGTGTGATGGTGCGCTATAAGAGCAAAGCCATCATGACGTACTCATTAAATGCCTATTTGCCCTGGGAAGGGCTGAACGTGGTGTTTAATGGCAGCAAGGGCCGGTTAGAAATGAAACTGGTAGAAAAATCTTATGTAAACGGAGGCGGACAAAAAGAAGATGAAGGTGCGCTGAATGAGTGTGAAATAAAGGTCTATCCGATGTTTGATGAGCCTTATATCGTACCTGTTGAATTTAAAGCGGGCGGACACGGCGGCGGCGATCAGGTCATGTTAAACGATCTGTTTGGTACACCGGAACCCGATCCATTACATCGCGCAGCAGATTATCGTGATGGCGCAATGTCTATTTTAACCGGCATCGCTGCCAATCGATCATTACGCACCGAACGGCCAGTGAAAATAAGCGAACTGGCCGTTAACCTGAAAAGAGGGAATTAA
- the uspE gene encoding universal stress protein UspE, with protein sequence MAKYQNLLVAIDPNQDDQPALRRAVYLVQRLGGRIKAFLPIYDFSYEMTTLLSPDERVEMRQGVIQQRTEWIAEQCKYYLDAGVSIEIKVVWHNKPFEAIIREVISGQHDLLLKMAHQHDRLEAVIFTPTDWQLLRKCPCPVWMVKDQPWPVEGRALVAVNLASEDPYHDPLNIKLVSETLELAQQVDQTEVHLVGAYPVTPINIAIELPDFDPSVYNDAIRGQHLIAMKSLRQKFSLDERVTHVEKGLPEEVIPDLAEHLQAGVVVLGSLGRTGLSAAFIGNTVEHVIDHLKCDLLAIKPDDFVSPIMLEDGGNS encoded by the coding sequence ATGGCAAAGTATCAGAACTTACTGGTAGCTATTGACCCAAATCAGGATGACCAACCAGCGCTGCGTCGGGCGGTTTACCTGGTTCAACGACTTGGCGGCCGTATCAAGGCATTTCTGCCGATTTATGATTTCTCTTATGAAATGACCACTCTGCTTTCTCCCGATGAACGGGTGGAAATGCGTCAGGGCGTTATTCAGCAACGGACTGAGTGGATTGCGGAACAGTGCAAATACTACCTTGACGCTGGCGTTTCGATAGAAATCAAAGTGGTGTGGCACAATAAGCCTTTTGAAGCCATTATTCGGGAAGTCATTTCCGGGCAACATGACCTGTTGTTGAAAATGGCGCATCAGCACGATCGGCTGGAAGCGGTTATCTTTACGCCAACCGACTGGCAGCTACTGCGCAAATGTCCTTGCCCCGTCTGGATGGTAAAAGATCAGCCTTGGCCAGTCGAAGGCCGTGCGCTGGTTGCTGTCAATCTGGCTAGCGAAGACCCTTATCACGATCCGCTCAATATCAAACTGGTATCGGAAACGCTGGAGCTGGCACAACAGGTTGATCAGACCGAGGTTCATCTGGTCGGTGCCTACCCTGTTACCCCCATCAATATCGCCATTGAACTACCTGACTTCGATCCCAGCGTCTACAACGATGCGATTCGCGGGCAGCACCTTATCGCTATGAAATCCCTACGGCAGAAGTTCAGTCTGGATGAACGCGTGACGCACGTAGAAAAAGGGCTGCCGGAAGAAGTGATTCCCGATCTGGCAGAACATTTGCAGGCGGGTGTGGTAGTGTTAGGGTCGCTGGGCAGAACCGGCCTTTCCGCTGCCTTTATCGGCAATACCGTCGAGCATGTGATCGATCACTTGAAGTGCGATTTACTTGCAATCAAACCCGATGATTTCGTGTCACCGATTATGTTAGAAGACGGCGGTAACAGCTGA
- a CDS encoding SirB2 family protein, whose amino-acid sequence MDVITLYPATIYLHLATVGISISLFVIRFFWLCRQSAMLQQRWVKILPHINDTLLLISGIGLIVLSHTYPFTPEQSWLTEKLFGVIIYILLGAIALGKRPRSQNVRWLAFVSALLCFGAVVLLALTQSPLLME is encoded by the coding sequence ATGGACGTGATAACTCTTTACCCAGCCACGATATATCTGCATCTGGCAACGGTTGGTATCAGTATTTCCCTGTTTGTGATTCGTTTTTTTTGGCTGTGCCGGCAATCCGCTATGCTGCAACAGCGCTGGGTGAAAATCCTGCCGCATATTAACGACACCTTGTTATTAATCAGCGGTATTGGTTTAATCGTTCTCAGCCATACGTATCCGTTTACTCCCGAGCAAAGCTGGCTGACGGAAAAACTGTTTGGCGTTATCATTTATATCCTTCTTGGCGCTATCGCCTTGGGGAAACGCCCCCGTAGTCAGAACGTTCGCTGGCTGGCGTTTGTATCTGCTTTACTATGCTTTGGTGCGGTCGTGCTGTTGGCACTGACGCAGTCACCGTTGCTGATGGAATAA
- the sirB1 gene encoding invasion regulator SirB1, whose product MSAIADFEFNQSLLSDGVVLVSQAIRRDFPAQDVRQNLQQLVESARAAIPDDLEQDLQLEKLIELFYHTWGFGGAGGVYRLSDALWLDQVLESRQGLPVSLGIIFLHIANELGLPLMPVIFPTQLILRADWLDEEMWLINPLNGDTLSEHVLEVWLKGNIGPSTRLLDEDLDEAENVLIVRKMLDTLKVALMEEKQMELALRASEAVLQFDPDDPYEIRDRGLIYAQLDCDHIALSDLNYFVEQCPEDPVSEMIKVQIHSIEQKQIVLH is encoded by the coding sequence ATGAGTGCTATTGCTGATTTTGAATTCAACCAGTCACTGCTAAGTGATGGTGTCGTGTTGGTTTCACAGGCGATTCGCCGCGACTTTCCCGCTCAGGATGTGCGGCAAAATCTGCAACAGTTGGTTGAGAGCGCCCGAGCCGCTATTCCTGACGATCTTGAGCAAGATCTTCAGCTTGAAAAACTGATTGAGCTGTTTTATCACACTTGGGGATTCGGTGGTGCGGGTGGCGTTTATCGCCTATCTGATGCGCTGTGGCTGGATCAGGTGCTTGAATCTCGTCAGGGCCTGCCAGTGTCGCTGGGTATCATCTTTCTGCATATCGCCAATGAACTCGGTCTGCCGCTGATGCCGGTGATTTTCCCGACGCAGCTGATTCTGCGCGCCGACTGGCTTGATGAAGAGATGTGGCTGATCAATCCGCTAAATGGCGATACGCTGAGTGAACATGTGCTGGAAGTGTGGCTGAAAGGGAATATTGGCCCGTCAACCCGTCTGCTGGATGAAGATCTGGATGAAGCCGAGAATGTCCTGATCGTGCGTAAAATGCTCGACACGCTGAAAGTCGCCCTGATGGAAGAAAAACAGATGGAGCTGGCGTTGAGAGCCAGCGAAGCCGTGCTGCAGTTTGACCCGGACGACCCTTACGAAATCCGCGATCGCGGCCTGATTTATGCTCAACTGGATTGCGACCATATTGCGCTGTCCGATCTCAACTACTTCGTTGAACAGTGCCCGGAAGATCCGGTGAGTGAAATGATCAAAGTACAGATTCACTCGATAGAGCAGAAACAGATTGTCTTGCATTAA
- the ogt gene encoding methylated-DNA--[protein]-cysteine S-methyltransferase, producing MQTFFQDTMATPLGELLIIADENNHLRAVEWREYEDDLFRSLNRSYRNDPFSLQSRHNPGGLTDSLQRYFDGELAIIDTLPVASVGTEFQQQVWRELRRIPCGEITTYGELATLLGRPSAARAVGMANGSNPVSIVVPCHRVIGTGGALTGYAGGIHRKQWLLAHEGYLPKQRFTSTE from the coding sequence ATGCAGACATTTTTTCAGGACACTATGGCAACTCCGCTCGGGGAGTTATTGATTATTGCTGATGAAAATAATCATTTGCGTGCCGTCGAGTGGCGCGAGTATGAAGACGATTTATTTCGCTCACTCAATCGCAGTTATCGAAATGATCCCTTTTCGTTACAATCGCGTCATAATCCCGGTGGTCTGACAGACAGCCTGCAACGCTATTTTGATGGTGAATTAGCGATTATTGATACGCTGCCCGTAGCTTCCGTAGGGACCGAATTTCAACAGCAGGTCTGGCGGGAATTACGTCGAATCCCCTGCGGAGAAATTACCACATACGGAGAACTTGCAACGCTACTGGGACGCCCCAGCGCAGCGCGTGCGGTCGGCATGGCAAACGGCTCCAACCCTGTCAGCATCGTGGTTCCGTGCCATCGTGTTATCGGTACTGGCGGCGCGCTGACGGGCTATGCGGGTGGCATTCACCGTAAGCAGTGGCTGCTCGCTCACGAAGGCTATTTACCCAAACAGCGCTTTACTTCAACAGAATAG
- the kdsA gene encoding 3-deoxy-8-phosphooctulonate synthase, which translates to MTNKVVKIGDIPVANDLPFVLFGGMNVLESRDLAMRICEHYVTVTQKLGIPYVFKASFDKANRSSIHSYRGPGLEEGMKIFQELKQTFGVKIITDVHESHQAQPVADVVDVIQLPAFLARQTDLVEAMAKTGAVINVKKPQFVSPGQMGNIVDKFIEGGNDQVILCDRGSNFGYDNLVVDMLGFNVMKHASNGAPVIFDVTHALQCRDPFGAASGGRRGQVTELARAGMAVGLAGLFIEAHPDPANAKCDGPSALPLDKLEPFLQQIKAIDDLVKNFPELDTSK; encoded by the coding sequence ATGACGAATAAAGTGGTCAAGATAGGGGATATCCCCGTCGCCAATGATCTGCCTTTTGTGCTGTTTGGCGGCATGAATGTTCTTGAATCACGCGATCTGGCGATGCGCATTTGTGAGCATTACGTCACGGTCACGCAGAAGTTGGGCATTCCTTACGTGTTCAAGGCGTCATTCGATAAGGCTAACCGCTCCTCGATTCACTCTTACCGCGGTCCCGGTCTGGAAGAAGGGATGAAAATCTTCCAGGAACTGAAACAGACATTTGGCGTAAAAATTATCACTGACGTGCATGAATCGCATCAGGCCCAGCCCGTTGCCGATGTGGTTGATGTGATCCAACTTCCTGCGTTTTTGGCACGCCAAACCGATCTGGTGGAAGCGATGGCGAAAACCGGTGCAGTAATCAACGTGAAAAAACCGCAGTTCGTCAGCCCGGGGCAAATGGGGAACATCGTCGATAAATTTATCGAAGGTGGCAACGATCAGGTGATTTTGTGCGATCGCGGCAGCAACTTCGGTTACGACAATTTGGTTGTCGACATGCTGGGTTTCAATGTCATGAAGCACGCTTCCAACGGTGCGCCAGTGATTTTTGACGTGACGCATGCGCTGCAGTGCCGCGACCCGTTTGGGGCGGCGTCCGGTGGCCGTCGTGGGCAGGTCACTGAACTGGCGCGAGCCGGTATGGCTGTCGGTCTGGCAGGGCTATTCATTGAAGCTCACCCGGATCCTGCGAATGCGAAGTGTGATGGTCCGTCTGCGCTGCCGTTGGATAAGCTAGAGCCGTTCCTGCAACAGATCAAAGCGATTGACGATCTGGTGAAAAACTTCCCAGAACTGGATACCAGCAAGTAA
- the pntA gene encoding Re/Si-specific NAD(P)(+) transhydrogenase subunit alpha: protein MRIGVPRERLANEARVAATPKTVEQLLKLGFTVSIEREAGKLASFDDAAYEEVGASIVDSSEVWQADIVLKVNAPQDDEIELTRAGSTVVSFIWPAQNPELLEKLAARQVTVMAMDSVPRISRAQSLDALSSMANIAGYRAIVEAAHEFGRFFTGQITAAGKVPPAKVMIIGAGVAGLAAIGAAGSLGAIVRAFDTRPEVKEQVKSMGAEFLELDFEEEAGSGDGYAKVMSEAFIKAEMELFAAQAKDVDIIVTTALIPGKPAPRLITKEMVLSMKPGSVIVDLAAQTGGNCELTVADRVTVTENGVKIIGYTDLPSRLPTQSSQLYGTNLVNLLKLLCKEKNGEIDVDFDDTVIRGVTVIKEGEITWPAPPIQVSAQPQQAKPAAAVVKEEAKPTSPWKKYAFLVIAILLFGWLADVAPKEFLSHFTVFALSCVVGYYVVWNVSHALHTPLMSVTNAISGIIVVGALLQIGHGGWVSFFSFIAVLIASINIFGGFTVTQRMLKMFRKN, encoded by the coding sequence ATGCGTATTGGTGTACCAAGAGAGCGGTTGGCCAATGAAGCCCGTGTAGCAGCGACGCCGAAAACGGTTGAACAGCTGCTGAAACTGGGCTTTACGGTCTCGATAGAACGTGAAGCGGGAAAACTGGCAAGTTTTGATGATGCGGCATACGAAGAAGTCGGTGCGTCGATCGTTGACAGTTCGGAAGTCTGGCAAGCCGATATCGTCCTGAAGGTGAATGCACCGCAGGATGATGAAATCGAACTGACCCGCGCGGGCAGTACGGTTGTCAGCTTTATCTGGCCAGCGCAAAACCCAGAGTTGCTGGAGAAGCTGGCTGCCCGTCAGGTGACGGTGATGGCGATGGATTCCGTGCCGCGTATTTCGCGCGCGCAGTCATTGGATGCGCTCAGCTCGATGGCTAACATCGCGGGCTATCGTGCCATCGTTGAAGCCGCTCACGAATTTGGCCGCTTCTTTACTGGACAGATTACCGCTGCAGGTAAGGTTCCGCCTGCTAAGGTCATGATTATCGGTGCTGGCGTGGCCGGTTTGGCTGCGATCGGTGCCGCAGGTAGCTTAGGAGCTATCGTTCGTGCTTTTGATACCCGCCCTGAAGTAAAAGAGCAGGTTAAGAGCATGGGGGCTGAGTTCCTCGAACTCGACTTTGAAGAAGAAGCGGGCAGCGGCGACGGCTATGCCAAAGTCATGTCCGAAGCCTTTATCAAAGCGGAAATGGAACTGTTTGCCGCTCAGGCAAAAGACGTCGACATTATCGTCACTACCGCACTGATCCCTGGAAAACCGGCACCGCGCCTGATCACCAAAGAAATGGTGCTGAGCATGAAACCCGGTAGCGTGATTGTCGATTTAGCGGCGCAAACGGGCGGGAACTGCGAACTGACCGTAGCCGATCGTGTCACTGTGACGGAAAACGGCGTCAAAATTATCGGTTACACCGATTTGCCTAGCCGTCTGCCGACGCAATCTTCACAGCTTTACGGCACGAACTTGGTTAACCTGCTGAAATTACTCTGCAAAGAGAAAAATGGCGAAATCGACGTCGATTTTGACGATACCGTGATTCGCGGTGTGACCGTCATTAAAGAAGGTGAAATTACCTGGCCAGCACCGCCGATTCAGGTTTCCGCACAGCCACAGCAGGCGAAACCTGCCGCTGCGGTAGTGAAGGAAGAAGCTAAACCAACGTCGCCGTGGAAGAAATATGCGTTCCTCGTCATCGCCATCCTGCTGTTTGGCTGGCTGGCCGATGTTGCGCCTAAAGAGTTCTTGTCTCACTTTACCGTTTTTGCGCTGTCCTGCGTGGTGGGCTATTACGTTGTCTGGAATGTCAGCCACGCCTTGCACACGCCATTGATGTCAGTCACTAACGCAATATCAGGCATTATCGTTGTCGGAGCATTGTTGCAGATCGGCCACGGCGGATGGGTGTCGTTCTTCTCGTTCATTGCCGTATTGATCGCCAGCATCAATATTTTCGGTGGTTTCACCGTGACTCAGCGCATGCTGAAAATGTTCCGTAAAAACTAA
- the fnr gene encoding fumarate/nitrate reduction transcriptional regulator Fnr, which translates to MIPEKRIIRRIQSGGCAIHCQDCSISQLCIPFTLNEHELDQLDNIIERKKPIQKGQALFKAGDELRSLYAIRSGTIKSYTITEQGDEQITGFHLAGDLVGFDAIGTAQHPSFAQALETSMVCEIPFETLDDLSGKMPNLRQQMMRLMSGEIRGDQDMILLLSKKNAEERLAAFVYNLSRRFAQRGFSPREFRLTMTRGDIGNYLGLTVETISRLLGRFQKSGTLAVKGKYITIENIDALSELAGSSRK; encoded by the coding sequence ATGATCCCGGAAAAGCGAATTATCCGACGCATCCAGTCTGGCGGTTGTGCAATCCACTGTCAGGATTGCAGTATCAGTCAGCTATGCATCCCTTTCACCCTGAATGAACACGAGCTCGACCAGCTCGACAACATCATTGAAAGGAAGAAGCCTATCCAGAAGGGGCAGGCGCTGTTTAAGGCTGGCGATGAACTGAGATCGCTCTACGCCATCCGCTCTGGGACGATAAAAAGCTATACCATCACGGAGCAAGGCGACGAGCAGATCACCGGTTTTCATCTGGCAGGTGATTTAGTGGGCTTTGATGCTATCGGGACCGCCCAACATCCGAGCTTCGCGCAGGCGCTGGAAACGTCAATGGTCTGCGAAATTCCTTTCGAGACGCTGGACGATCTCTCAGGGAAAATGCCTAACTTACGCCAGCAGATGATGCGTTTGATGAGTGGTGAAATTCGTGGCGATCAGGACATGATTTTACTGCTGTCGAAAAAGAATGCTGAAGAGCGTTTGGCGGCATTTGTCTACAACCTTTCCCGCCGTTTCGCGCAACGTGGTTTCTCGCCGCGTGAGTTCCGTCTGACCATGACGCGTGGTGATATCGGTAACTATCTGGGGCTGACCGTTGAAACCATCAGCCGTCTGCTGGGGCGTTTCCAGAAAAGCGGTACGCTGGCGGTCAAAGGAAAATACATCACGATCGAGAATATTGATGCCCTTTCCGAATTAGCCGGTTCCTCACGCAAATGA
- the ydgH gene encoding DUF1471 family protein YdgH: MKLNTTVIASTLLLSLSAFSAQAAQELTPEQAKNLQPFERITFKGRFNAINEAVAASSTRADKLGAASFYVQSMTDANSGDYWNVTVDLYHRDAPKAKQNVQYRTIYGVKELPKDAAYLLEPYDTVTVSGLFSTQPDLIDAIAKAAKEKNAYSFYIVRQVDVNSNSANQKATAFIYKADAPKRQLQKPDAIPADSDAGRAALAAGGAEAAKVEIPGVAYSDSPSRSVGNFFETQSSKGGRYTVTLPDGAQIQELNNATAAQMVPFDSIQFRGNYTNTTQISEAVAKRAGEKGAKYYHITRQWEGKGNNMTISADLYK, encoded by the coding sequence ATGAAGCTGAACACTACTGTTATTGCATCCACATTGTTGTTATCACTCTCGGCATTTTCAGCGCAGGCTGCGCAGGAACTTACGCCTGAACAGGCAAAAAACCTGCAACCCTTTGAAAGAATTACATTTAAAGGGCGTTTTAACGCGATCAATGAAGCGGTCGCGGCATCCTCAACACGGGCTGATAAGTTGGGTGCAGCGTCGTTTTATGTTCAGTCTATGACGGATGCTAACTCAGGCGACTACTGGAACGTGACCGTCGACCTATACCATAGAGATGCTCCTAAAGCAAAACAGAACGTGCAATATCGCACTATCTACGGCGTGAAAGAGCTGCCGAAAGATGCAGCCTATCTGCTGGAGCCTTATGACACCGTCACGGTGAGCGGTTTATTCAGCACTCAGCCTGACCTGATCGACGCCATTGCGAAAGCAGCAAAAGAGAAAAATGCCTATTCGTTCTACATCGTTCGTCAGGTTGATGTGAATTCGAATAGTGCTAATCAAAAAGCTACCGCATTTATCTATAAAGCCGATGCGCCAAAACGCCAGCTTCAGAAACCTGATGCGATCCCTGCAGATTCTGATGCGGGTCGCGCTGCACTAGCTGCTGGTGGTGCAGAGGCAGCGAAAGTAGAAATTCCAGGCGTTGCTTACTCCGATAGCCCCAGCCGCAGCGTGGGCAACTTTTTTGAAACGCAGTCGTCAAAAGGTGGACGTTACACGGTAACATTGCCTGATGGCGCACAAATTCAGGAATTGAACAACGCCACAGCCGCACAGATGGTGCCTTTCGACTCTATTCAGTTCCGCGGGAACTACACCAATACGACACAAATATCCGAAGCCGTTGCTAAACGTGCGGGCGAGAAAGGTGCCAAGTACTACCACATCACCAGACAGTGGGAAGGCAAAGGCAACAACATGACCATCAGTGCCGATCTCTATAAATAA
- the pntB gene encoding Re/Si-specific NAD(P)(+) transhydrogenase subunit beta: MSGGLVTAAYIVAAILFIFSLAGLSKHETSQQGNIFGISGMALALIATILGPDSGNVGWIIIAMAIGGSIGIYLARKVEMTEMPELVAILHSFVGLAAVLVGFNSFLDHGEITDPVMVNIHLTEVFLGIFIGAVTFTGSVIAFGKLRGNISSKPLMLPHRHKMNLAALVVSFLLLLVFVNTGSVALQVLALILMTAIALVFGWHLVASIGGADMPVVVSMLNSYSGWAAAAAGFMLSNDLLIVTGALVGSSGAILSYIMCKAMNRSFISVIAGGFGTDGVSSGESEEVGEYREASAEDVADLLKNSTSVIITPGYGMAVAQAQYPVHDITAKLRARGINVRFGIHPVAGRLPGHMNVLLAEAKVPYDIVLEMDEINDDFTDTDTVLVIGANDTVNPAAQEDPHSPIAGMPVLEVWKAQNVIVFKRSMNTGYAGVQNPLFFKENTQMLFGDAKDSVEAILKAL; the protein is encoded by the coding sequence ATGTCTGGTGGATTAGTAACTGCTGCATACATTGTTGCCGCAATTCTCTTTATTTTCAGTTTGGCTGGGTTGTCCAAGCACGAAACGTCGCAACAAGGGAACATCTTCGGTATCAGCGGTATGGCGCTTGCGCTGATCGCGACGATTCTGGGACCGGATTCTGGCAACGTGGGTTGGATCATCATTGCTATGGCGATCGGTGGATCAATCGGTATTTATCTGGCGCGTAAGGTTGAAATGACCGAAATGCCAGAACTGGTCGCGATTCTGCACAGCTTTGTGGGCTTGGCAGCGGTACTCGTTGGCTTTAATAGCTTCCTCGACCACGGTGAAATTACCGATCCGGTGATGGTCAATATCCATTTGACGGAAGTCTTCCTGGGTATCTTCATCGGTGCCGTGACTTTCACTGGCTCGGTTATTGCGTTCGGTAAACTGCGTGGCAATATTTCCTCCAAGCCATTGATGCTGCCTCATCGCCATAAAATGAATCTGGCGGCGCTGGTTGTATCTTTCCTGCTGTTGCTGGTTTTCGTCAATACGGGCAGCGTAGCGTTGCAGGTACTGGCGCTGATTCTGATGACGGCGATTGCACTGGTATTTGGCTGGCATCTGGTTGCATCGATTGGCGGTGCGGACATGCCAGTCGTCGTTTCTATGCTGAACTCCTACTCTGGTTGGGCAGCGGCAGCAGCGGGCTTCATGCTGAGCAATGACCTGCTGATCGTGACCGGTGCTCTGGTGGGTTCTTCTGGTGCGATTCTGTCTTACATCATGTGTAAAGCGATGAACCGTTCCTTTATCAGCGTGATTGCCGGTGGTTTTGGTACGGATGGCGTGTCCTCTGGTGAGAGTGAAGAAGTCGGTGAATACCGTGAGGCTTCAGCGGAAGACGTGGCTGATTTACTCAAGAACTCAACTTCAGTCATCATCACGCCGGGATACGGTATGGCCGTCGCGCAGGCGCAGTACCCTGTGCATGACATCACCGCAAAACTGCGTGCGCGTGGCATCAACGTTCGCTTTGGTATTCACCCGGTTGCAGGGCGTCTGCCTGGTCATATGAACGTGCTGTTGGCTGAAGCAAAAGTCCCTTACGACATCGTGTTGGAAATGGATGAAATTAATGACGATTTCACCGATACTGACACTGTGCTGGTCATTGGCGCGAATGACACCGTTAACCCTGCGGCGCAAGAAGATCCACACAGCCCAATCGCTGGTATGCCAGTGCTGGAAGTGTGGAAAGCGCAGAATGTCATCGTGTTCAAGCGTTCCATGAATACCGGTTACGCGGGCGTACAGAACCCGCTGTTCTTTAAAGAGAACACGCAGATGCTGTTTGGCGATGCCAAAGACAGCGTTGAGGCGATTCTGAAAGCACTGTAA